The genomic region CTCACGCTGGAGAATATCCAGGGCGTCTTCCCGCTGCCGCCAACTACTGAGCTCCTTTAATTTTCTTTCGGGTAAAGACTTTATGACCGTTGCCATCATCATGTCTGCAATACTTCCCATGCGTCTGACTTCTTGCCGGGCCTGTTCGAGGCCCACTGTAGGCAGCTCGATGAAGCTCGAATCCAGGTATTGGGGTTTATACAGGTCCAGTTCCTCTTCTATTTCGTGGGCAGGGGTCAGCCATTTGGCGGCCCTGATGAGCAAACTAAAAAAGATTAAAAAGAAAATGCCATTGACCACGTTAAACATGGTGTGAGCGCAGGCGATGTAGCGTGCGACATTAGGCAGTTCGCCGCCGACGATCATTTCCGCCGGGCCCAGATACAGCACGTGAGAGGTTACCCAGCGGACTATGGTCAGGAAAAAGGGAAAGAGGATAACTATGTAACTTACACCAATGACGTTGAACAGGGTGTGCGCCCGCGCCGTCCAGTGAGCGGCGCCGCTGGAGCCAATGCTGGCCAGTTCAGCTGTAATGGTTGTACCGATGTTTTCACCCAGGATCAGGGCCACCGCCCCAGGGAAACCTATCAACCCTTCGGCGGCCAGGGTCATGGTGAGACCAACCGTGGCGCTTGAACTCTGGAGGGCCATGGTTATAATGGCGCCGACCAGGACACACAAAAGGATGCCTCCAATATTGTCAGCCTGGAACCTGGTAAAAAAATCAATAAATGCAGGGGACTCCCTTAAAGGAATCACCCCCATCTTCATGGTTGCCATGCCGAAAAAAACCAGGCCAAACCCCAAGATAACTCCGCCAATTTCCGCGTAGTGCCGTTGTCTGGCAAAGATTTTAATGGCAACGCCAATAGCAATGGCTGGCAAGGCATACTCGGTTATCCTGAAGGCGATAAGCTGAGCCGTGACAGTGGTCCCGATATTGGCCCCCAGTATTACCCCCACGGCCTGGGAAACATTCAAAAGCCTGGCATTGACAAAACCGACCAGCATGACCACGGTGGCACTTGAGCTTTGAATAGCCCCGGTGACTAAGGCCCCGGTCAGACAGGCTATAACCCGGTTGGCTGAAACAGCAGCCAGTATATTGCGCAGTCTGGGTCCGGCCACGTGCTGAAGACTTTCAGACATGGTCTTCATGCCGAAAAGGAAGAGACCTAACCCGCCAATGGTAGTGAACAGAATTCCGGTATAACTCATGAGCGCCTCTGCTCAGCAATCGCTTCCCGGTTGTCTCCAAAGGCAAAGAGGCCGGGTTCGGTCAAGAATTTGAAGGTGTAATTTTGCAAATCAGGCACGGTTTCTACTGTTCCTTTCTGTCCCAACAAGCCGATCAAACAGCTGCCTCTGGTAAAAGGCACAACACCAGGCTAGATGGTCTGACAAGGTAAAAATGACTGCTTTTTTCATATATGATTCAAAGACAGTGGGAGCCTGGGATCTTGTTTTTTTAGCAATAGATGTTTTAAAAGGACTTCATTTCGAGCAGTTACCCTGGACAGGCTGAGGCAGGTCTAAAATGAATGAACTGCTTCGCTTCACTCGCAATGACAGCCCATGACTTGATCATATTTTCATTACGATTTATTATACATCTAAGAGGGACCTTTGCGTCAATTTTTTTCTAATGTAGATTTATTTTTGTCTTTGATCAAGCCTTGAATTTTTTCAGGTCCAAAATTGACAGGCCAGGACGCAAAAAGCAACTTAATTTAGGATTCGTGGAGGGGAGAAATGAGCCAGGACAACCGCCGGTATCAGAAACAGGAACTTTTCAGGGGGTTGGGCCCTGAAGGACAGGCCAGGTTGAGAGAGGCCGGTGTTCTGGTTGCCGGTTGTGGTGCCCTCGGCGGGACTATCGCCACGCTGCTTGTGCGGGCGGGAATCGGTCGGCTGCGGGTCGTGGACAGGGATTTCCTGGAATTGAGCAACCTGGGCCGGCAATTGCTTTATGACGAGGCCGACCTGAATTCCGGATTGCCCAAGGCTATCTTGGCTGCGCGAAAGTTAAAGCAAATGAATAGTCAGGTCGAGGTCCAAGGGGTGGTGGCCGACCTGAACCCGGATAATGTCTGCGAGTTGATATCCGGGGTGGATCTGATCCTGGATGGCCTGGACAATCAGGAGACCCGCTACCTGATCAACGATGCTGCGGTCAGCCTCGATCTTCCATGGATTTACGCCGGTGTGATCGGCGCTACAGGCAACGTCATGGTTATCATTCCAGAGAAGACTCCCTGCCTGCGGTGTTTGTTTCCGGATCCGGCCCCGCCGGGCGTCCTTCCCACTTGTGACACAGCCGGGATAATTGGCTCGACACCGAATCTGGCTGCCTCAATCGCTGTGACTGAGGCTATTAAGCTTCTCTCCGGTGCTCAGGAGTATTTGAGTCCGGGTCTTTTTACTTTTGATCTCTGGAACAATTCTTATCAATTAATACCATTTGAAACAGGCCCGCGTCAGACCTGCCCCTGCTGCCAAGAAAAACAGTTCGAGTTCCTAAGGGGCCGGGGCCGGTCCACCACTGAAACCATGTGCGGTATTGACGCCGTTCAGATCAATCCCCCCCAAGAGTTTTCTTTTAACCTGGATCAGTTGGTTCAACACCTGGAACCCGAGGATATCATTTCCTCCAATAAATACCTGGTCCGCTTTGAGGCCGAAGGGTTCCAATTCTCAGTCTTCCCTGACGGCCGGGTCATTATCCATGGCACCAGTGACCATGGCCAGGCCAGGGCTCTTTATGACCGATACATAGGCTTCTGATTCGACGAATTTTTAATTCAATCAGTGATATGTCTGAGATCTGGAGGCCAGGGACCGCAGGTGGTAATCCCACCAAAGACGGAAGATGTTATAGAACCGATAGAGGGCTTCATTTAACAAATTAAATTTGCTGGCACGAAAGTCCTCACAGAACACCGGGATCTCTATGGCCCGCCCCCCGTCGGACAAGGCATGGTAGATGATATCCAGGACATAGGAGGTCCCATGGTTGATGCGGTCGAGATACTTGACGATTATCTCCCGGCGGTAGGCCTTGGCCGCGATGGAGTAATCTTCAAACGGGAGGCCGACCAGGGCGCGGACGGTAAGAATAAAGGCCGTGCTTCCGGCTTTACGCCACAGGGCGCGCCTTTGGGTGCCCATTTTCTTGGAGCCGATCACGATATGATAGTCCTGCATGAGATCCAGCGCCTGGCTGATGAAACTCAGATCAACGGAGAGATCCATGTCCACCGAGATGATCTGGTCATAGCGCGCTTGATTTACTCCCAAAGAAAAAGCGCGCCCGACCCCCTTTTCAGGAATTTCGAGGAAGTGAACCTGATTATGCGCCTGGGCCAGGTTCCGGCCAAGCCGAGTGGTCTGATCGGTCGAGCCGTTACTGACGAGGATAATCTCAAAGGGCCGCTCTAAATCTTCACAGAAGCCCAGGAGACGACCTGTATTGGCCTCAATAATATCTCCCTCATTTAAGACCGGGATCAGCACTGTCAGGCCGGACTTCACTGCACGAACTCCCAGAACAACCGCATCCGCCTGAGCTTCTCCTTAAAAGTTCCTTCCCTGAAGCGGGCCAGGACGTAAGCCGGACGGAGATAAAAAGAAAGAAAGGCTCGTCGAGCCTGTCGGGATAAAAGATCAAGATCGTGCTCGCGGCTCAGGCAGGCAGGAAAAGGATCATCCTCACCGGCCAGCCTGTTCAGTTCGGTCCCGGGATAGGGTGAGGCAATATGGAAAGAGGCAAAGGTGGGATTCAGCTCACGGGCAAGTCTCATCGTAGCCCTGCGGTCCGCCTCTGTTTCGCCTGGCAGACCAAAAAGAAAGAAGCAGGCCGTAGCCATGCCCAGCCGGTGACAGTGGTCCAGGCTGGTTCTGATCTGATTTAAAGAGATCTTCTTGTTCGTTTCGTCAAGCAGGCGGGGTGAACCCGTTTCCACCCCGAAATGAATCAGGGCGCAACCTGCTTCCTTCATCAGGGCCAGTAGTTCAGGGTCCACCGCATCGGCCCTGGTCTGGCAGCACCAGCGAAAGTCCAGATTCATCCTGATTAATTCCTGGCAAAGATTGATCGTATCCTCTTGTTTCAGACCGAACTCCAGGTCAATAAAATAGACAGATTCGGCCCTGTACCGGCCCACGACCTCTTCCACTTCGGCCAGAACCCGCGGCCAGGCCTTTGTCCTTAACCCGGAACCATACATGGCCTTCAGGCAGAAAATGCAGGAAAAGGGACAGCCCCTGGAAGTTTCGAGCAGAGCGAGGCGGCGGCCCAGCAGCTCATAGCCGTAATACTTAAAATCAATTAGATCATAGGCAGGCCGGGGAAGCAGGTCAAGACTAATCTGGCCCTGATCCGGCTCCTGAATGATCCTTCCGGAGTCCTGGTAGGACAGCCTGGCAATGCCTCGCGGATTTCCGCCGGCCTCGGCCAGTTCAACTATCGCAGCTTCGGGTTCTCCCCGAATCAGGGCCGCGGCCCGGGTCTCTCTGAGCATTAGTTCCGGCCGCACCGTACCATGAGCCCCGGCCAGGACCAGTTTTTCCCGCGGCAGCCGCCGCGCCAGGTTTACCAGCCCCTCCCAGTTAAGGTCCGGGCACTGCCAGCGGTCTAATGGACTGGACTCAAGCACCACCAGATCAGCGCTCCGCGCGGCGCGCCTTATTTCTTCGAACCCGGTTCCAGTGGCCCGGGCGTCTATCAAGGCAACCTCGTGCCCGGCCTGCCGGAGCATGGAGGCGGCGATGAGTAAATCGAGCGGAGGCCAGGCCCGGTTGTAGCGCCGGGCCCTGGAACGAGCCGCCTTGAAATCAGGGTTGATCAGGAGTACTTTCATGGCCGGGCTTTCTGATTAAGACTTTCCATAACCTGCCGCGAATACCTGCCCCACCGGGTTTCCGAATAGTCGTCTATGACCTTCTGGAGCGCCTTCCGGCCCTCCTCTATGGCGCCGAGATGGAGGTTGACCAGTCCGAGGTGATAATACGCTTCAGCAGTATATTCACCCGGCGCATAAGCTGCCAGTAAATCTTGAAACGCAATCAGGGCCTCAGGCCATTCTTCCGCCTTGAATAAAGAGATGGCGCTGAAATAGGCGGCACGCTCCTTTAAGTCTTGGCGGTCTGCTTTTTCCCGCGTCCGATCAAAAAGGATTCGCGCTTCCCTGTAGCGTCCTTGATCAAATAGATGCATGGCCTTCTGAAAAAGCTCGTTCGGTCTGTATATTTCGGATAAGCGGCGGCCGGATTCCACGGCCCACACCGAATCCGGGAATTTATGCAGCACCTCTCTGAAGACGCGAACGGCTTGCTCAGACCGACCCAGGCGCAGGTGGCAGAGTCCGATGTGGTAGAAGGCCTCAGGTAAAACCCGGCTCTCCGGGTATTCAGCCGGGAAGCGGGTCCAGGCAGCCAGGGCCTCTTCATAATGCTTCTCGTTAAAATAAGAAAGGGCCAGATGGTGCAGGGTCTGTCCCACGATAGGCGAAAGTGGAAACCGCTCGAGCGCTTCGTTGAAAACGGTTCGAGCCTTTTTATAATTCTGAGCCTTAAAAAATTTGAGGCCGCGGTTGTGATAGATGGTCGGATCCCGGTAATGTACGGCCAGGATAAAGAGCATGAGGCCCGTCAAAGCCAGGCCGATCACGATTCCCAGGATAAGGCCGGCCCGGGGCCGTATCATGGCCGCCAGCCCGGCCAGGGGCCGGTCAAGGGGCGTTGAGAAATCCGGCTCCAATGCCCGGCCGCGCTTGGAAAAAAGACGGCTCAAGGCATAGAAGACGCCCAGGATGCTCAGCCCCAAACCCAGGTATTCAGGCCAGGTGCGGTGAAAATAAAGCCGAACCCGGGACTCTGTCGGAAAGACAAGCATAAAGGCCGGGCTGGCCCGCCAGACCCGGTCTGCGCCTTCAACACGCCAGTTGGGGTGGTAAGAAACTTTAATCCAGAGCGGGCGGCCGGGCACTGCGCCTTGGATGATGATTTCATTATTTTTAATGGTCTCCCTGAGTTCGTCCGAAGAGGCAAGAGGGCGCCGGGGAAGGTTGCGTACCTGGTCCTTGAACTCGCCCGGGCCGATAACAGCGTCAAAATACTTTTCCTCCGCCGCGCTGACCTTTGCCGCAAATACCAGAGGCACTTCAAGGTCGCTCCACCTGAACCAGGTGAAGGCGTCGGCTTTGGGATCTTCTGATCGCGCCAGGACCGGTCTGAATCGGGGCTGAATGACATACCGGTTCTGGTTCTGAGCCAACCCGAAAATGGCAAAAGGAGGATATTCTTTGTCTAGCTCAAGACCAGGGGCCCGCAGGGCCTCGGCCCTGGCTTTTTCGGTCACGGTTATATACTGACTCACATTAAAGAGCTCCAAATGCCTTTGCCCTCTGGCCAGATCGAAGCGGCTGTAATTATAATTTGGGAGCG from Deltaproteobacteria bacterium harbors:
- a CDS encoding Na/Pi cotransporter family protein, producing the protein MSYTGILFTTIGGLGLFLFGMKTMSESLQHVAGPRLRNILAAVSANRVIACLTGALVTGAIQSSSATVVMLVGFVNARLLNVSQAVGVILGANIGTTVTAQLIAFRITEYALPAIAIGVAIKIFARQRHYAEIGGVILGFGLVFFGMATMKMGVIPLRESPAFIDFFTRFQADNIGGILLCVLVGAIITMALQSSSATVGLTMTLAAEGLIGFPGAVALILGENIGTTITAELASIGSSGAAHWTARAHTLFNVIGVSYIVILFPFFLTIVRWVTSHVLYLGPAEMIVGGELPNVARYIACAHTMFNVVNGIFFLIFFSLLIRAAKWLTPAHEIEEELDLYKPQYLDSSFIELPTVGLEQARQEVRRMGSIADMMMATVIKSLPERKLKELSSWRQREDALDILQREVTDYLVRISQRDCTLDESRQISSLMRMTNNIERIGDSVENIAELIEEMIENNVYFSDESLEDFDEMTTKVVDFYHFILESLEHRSKDTVMDKARAMESEIDLLQETLRHKHLARLRTGVCTIDPGMIFTDMVNNLEKIGDYCFNIAEAVAGIK
- a CDS encoding ThiF family adenylyltransferase; amino-acid sequence: MSQDNRRYQKQELFRGLGPEGQARLREAGVLVAGCGALGGTIATLLVRAGIGRLRVVDRDFLELSNLGRQLLYDEADLNSGLPKAILAARKLKQMNSQVEVQGVVADLNPDNVCELISGVDLILDGLDNQETRYLINDAAVSLDLPWIYAGVIGATGNVMVIIPEKTPCLRCLFPDPAPPGVLPTCDTAGIIGSTPNLAASIAVTEAIKLLSGAQEYLSPGLFTFDLWNNSYQLIPFETGPRQTCPCCQEKQFEFLRGRGRSTTETMCGIDAVQINPPQEFSFNLDQLVQHLEPEDIISSNKYLVRFEAEGFQFSVFPDGRVIIHGTSDHGQARALYDRYIGF
- a CDS encoding glycosyltransferase family 2 protein, which encodes MKSGLTVLIPVLNEGDIIEANTGRLLGFCEDLERPFEIILVSNGSTDQTTRLGRNLAQAHNQVHFLEIPEKGVGRAFSLGVNQARYDQIISVDMDLSVDLSFISQALDLMQDYHIVIGSKKMGTQRRALWRKAGSTAFILTVRALVGLPFEDYSIAAKAYRREIIVKYLDRINHGTSYVLDIIYHALSDGGRAIEIPVFCEDFRASKFNLLNEALYRFYNIFRLWWDYHLRSLASRSQTYH
- a CDS encoding radical SAM protein, with product MKVLLINPDFKAARSRARRYNRAWPPLDLLIAASMLRQAGHEVALIDARATGTGFEEIRRAARSADLVVLESSPLDRWQCPDLNWEGLVNLARRLPREKLVLAGAHGTVRPELMLRETRAAALIRGEPEAAIVELAEAGGNPRGIARLSYQDSGRIIQEPDQGQISLDLLPRPAYDLIDFKYYGYELLGRRLALLETSRGCPFSCIFCLKAMYGSGLRTKAWPRVLAEVEEVVGRYRAESVYFIDLEFGLKQEDTINLCQELIRMNLDFRWCCQTRADAVDPELLALMKEAGCALIHFGVETGSPRLLDETNKKISLNQIRTSLDHCHRLGMATACFFLFGLPGETEADRRATMRLARELNPTFASFHIASPYPGTELNRLAGEDDPFPACLSREHDLDLLSRQARRAFLSFYLRPAYVLARFREGTFKEKLRRMRLFWEFVQ
- a CDS encoding tetratricopeptide repeat protein; the protein is MGLISLYPREKNLNRLAKVSLFILAYLFLFSHLKLELILKDALVTGGDTASHYLSAVFLKEHLLPQWRIMGWLPGNYAGFPLFQFYFPLPFLVMSLLSLVMPMTIAFRIISLAGVFTLPVGAYLGLKQMGFKTPEPELGMVFVLSFLFMEANSMWGGNIPSTLAGEFAYGMGLTLALIYLGRFYRGIESGRHVVSNALLLALIGLAHGYPLLFCVAGVSFFLITTRNWLFRLVYILKVNLLAFCFMGFWIVPLLLFLPYTVPYNFIWIIDGVLQVFPRILWPFIGLALVGAALGLPLVRQSPAEKSRVLFFVYLIFIVCIFYLIAPKIGMVDIRFVPFGQVLLVLLGAVGAGRLLGRFRLKSLAALALTIGAMVWIAHQVHFIGQWMDWNYTGYENKRLWAPFKELNDYLQGTFADPRVVYEHAAETRAVGTLRAFESLPLFAGRATLEGLYMQSSLSSPFVFYIQSEVSKIYSSPLPNYNYSRFDLARGQRHLELFNVSQYITVTEKARAEALRAPGLELDKEYPPFAIFGLAQNQNRYVIQPRFRPVLARSEDPKADAFTWFRWSDLEVPLVFAAKVSAAEEKYFDAVIGPGEFKDQVRNLPRRPLASSDELRETIKNNEIIIQGAVPGRPLWIKVSYHPNWRVEGADRVWRASPAFMLVFPTESRVRLYFHRTWPEYLGLGLSILGVFYALSRLFSKRGRALEPDFSTPLDRPLAGLAAMIRPRAGLILGIVIGLALTGLMLFILAVHYRDPTIYHNRGLKFFKAQNYKKARTVFNEALERFPLSPIVGQTLHHLALSYFNEKHYEEALAAWTRFPAEYPESRVLPEAFYHIGLCHLRLGRSEQAVRVFREVLHKFPDSVWAVESGRRLSEIYRPNELFQKAMHLFDQGRYREARILFDRTREKADRQDLKERAAYFSAISLFKAEEWPEALIAFQDLLAAYAPGEYTAEAYYHLGLVNLHLGAIEEGRKALQKVIDDYSETRWGRYSRQVMESLNQKARP